The Nicotiana tabacum cultivar K326 chromosome 1, ASM71507v2, whole genome shotgun sequence genome segment AGCATGATCAAGATAATACTATCTGTTATGCTAACCCTAGAGAAAGTATAAAAACATAAGGCTTTCCTTAAACAACTTCTAACGCGATTCTACTTCATTATAAAACAGTACTCTTTATTAgcatttctttttgaatttaggCGGCTACTAGGTCATTTATAGCTTAAGTAAAAAGAAGTTTGGTGCACTCTAGCTATAAGCGGAGTCCGGGGAAGGGcctgaccacaagggtctattgtatgcagtctTACCCTACATTTTTGTAAGAGGATGTTTCCATTGCTCAAAACCGTGATTTCCTGGTCACATGACATCAACTTTACTAGTTTACGCCAAGGCTCCTCTTCCATTTATAGCTTAAGTGAAATATTTAATTAGGATTATAATATATTTAGTGACTCCTATAGTTTAATTATGATTATATATGAATCAAGCTTGTTAAAAGAACCATACGTAAGATCCTCGGTTCTTCAACTAGCTAGTAACCAACCAACCAACCATATACTGCTACATTGTTTGTTTATCAGCAAAACCAAAGCTCAACACTCTAAGCacctctttgttttattttcatcTTAATTAAAAAAATGGCATATATAAAGTAGTAGTCGATCCATATAATGAATAAAATGAGCTTGCATGCATCATCCTCAGCATACAAGGATGGATTGCCACCCACATCTAAGGTACGTCCGAAATAGAGATGGGAAGACAGCTGATGAATTATTCGAAGAGAACCACTTGCGTTTAAGAAAAGCAGCACAGAGGGAGAGTATTGAAATGATCAACAGCATCATAGTTGTGGCAACCCTTTTGTGTACAGTGAATTATGCAGCATTGTTTACATTACCAGGAGGTTTCGATCAGAATTCTGGTGTAGCTGTTCTCGACAAAGACAACACCTTTTACAAGTTTATAGTGGTCGTTTATTCAGCAATATTTTTTTCCTTCATAAGTTTGGCAGCTCTGTTATCACTTCAACGTTCTGCTTTCTACGCTGAAGAATTCTATATTTCTTTGCCTTTAAAAGCTAGTATTGCTTCTATTTGTTTGATGTTGGCTGCTGTTTTTACTATCACTGCTTCTGCACTAGCATTAGTTCTTGAAAACAAGAGGGTtaatgtattgggaaaaattgtatgTAAATATAAAGATGACGTGTCGAATACGTGTCGAaacacgtagactggtcaaatggtcaaagaattacaactagccaagagacacgagttgcaacagatacgagcaaatgACAGAGGAAGAGGCACGGGCAGGAATACAAATAACCCAGCACCCGtacctatctaagtcatttatgtccgagaatcaaaaggaatgaatctgacaatagaaaagagtgcagatacggcatttaataggcattaaatgtggaatacgttaaagaatttgtattgaatataatgattatgtaacgtagcattaaatgtctttaattactcataatagcctcattataatttgggcaaaacgtatatctccaagatatctataaaagggaaACATCTAATCAATTGTggggacacgaaatactattgatataaactttggtttacttgttttctcttgattactctctTGCTACCTAAATAACTTCCTTTTATAcactcttttgattatcagtaactcgtgttcttctaaattctagctttgactaaaatttcatttttggttaaacaaattggttccgttaccgggaatatgataatctattttcttttcgcttaaatttccttgttgcatcaactatgtcgaacaacaatgacaacattCAAGGAAACCAAGAAAACCAAATAAACCAACAACTTCAGAGAGACCCTCAGTATAATAACGCACTGATTATTTCTCCACAAGGCTCTCCTCGGcgatctcgtgaaggcactcctaaGGGTCTCATACTGATGGACAAGCTCAATTCGAAAATGTTGAAGCTATGGATGAGGCTTTGCAAAAACTTATTACCGCACAGGTCAATAAAGCCGTTCAGGCCTTGGTTAGCCAGTTACCTGCTGCACCCCCCACGCCtactccaaataacaacactcTGGAGAAACCTCGTTCCGGGCTTGTTAATTCAGGCAGCGGTGGAACCCCCAGTGAATCGCATGAGGGAGAAACAGGTACTTTAGCTAAATCAAATTTACAAAacttagtactaaccttgcagaaacagctcaaggagcaaagtgagcgcatagagcagatacccgtggtgccgcccataatcaaaggggtagatATGGATAGATATTCATAACAACCCTGGAAGCTTAGTGCTGCtccactcccaattccaaaaaagttcaaaatgcctgatattccaaattatgatggaacaacagacccacgagatcacgtgactgcattcacggcgggtgtaaaaggcaacgatttgactaagcaggagattgaatcagtattagtcaaaaCATTTGGTGAAACGCTCACCAAAGAAGcgctaacatggtattctcttttacccgaaaattctataaattcttttgttgagcttgcagattctttcatcaaagcacactcgggagctcaaaaagtagagaaaagaatggaggatattttcaaaatcaagcaaagggactcagaactgcttagagaattcgtggacagatttcaacgAGAAAGAATGACATTGTCGCGTGTACCTGACAActgggcagctatagctttcacaagtaatt includes the following:
- the LOC107790220 gene encoding uncharacterized protein LOC107790220, which codes for MIINPLIQATKLGITELVTAILKARPQVSDSLDENGRNILHIAVERKHLRIYEYLKKKLGHDKDRMLAEVDKYGNNILHLASSLGIPSTHSSVVPVEEFNTDIAREMCWDIYWLKHTRMDCHPHLRYVRNRDGKTADELFEENHLRLRKAAQRESIEMINSIIVVATLLCTVNYAALFTLPGGFDQNSGVAVLDKDNTFYKFIVVVYSAIFFSFISLAALLSLQRSAFYAEEFYISLPLKASIASICLMLAAVFTITASALALVLENKRVNVLGKIVCKYKDDVSNTCRNT